Sequence from the Ictalurus furcatus strain D&B chromosome 25, Billie_1.0, whole genome shotgun sequence genome:
TGGTATAAGCATGGCATGGTATGGTATGTTCAATGGTATGTTCCTGGGATATGCATGGTATGGTATGTTCAATGGTATGTTCCTGGGATATGCATGGTATGGTATGTTCAATGGTATGTTCCTGGGATATGCATGGAATAGTATGGTATGTTCCTGGTATAAGCATGGTATGGTATGTTCAATTGTATGTTCCTGGTATATGCGTGGTATGGCATGGTATGTTCCTGGTATATgcgtggtatggtatggtatgttccTGGTATAAgcatggtatggtatggtatgttccTGGTATATgcgtggtatggtatggtatgttccTGGTATAAgcatggtatggtatggtatgttccTGGTATATgcgtggtatggtatggtatgttccTGGTATAAgcatggtatggtatggtatgttccTGGTATATgcgtggtatggtatggtatgttccTGGTATAAgcatggtatggtatggtatgttccTGGTATATgcgtggtatggtatggtatgttccTGGTATAAgcatggtatggtatggtatgttccTGGTATATgcgtggtatggtatggtatggtatgttccTGGTATATgcgtggtatggtatggtatggtatgttccTGGTATATgcgtggtatggtatggtatggtatgttccTGGTATATgcgtggtatggtatggtatgttccTGGTATAAgcatggtatggtatggtatgttccTGGTATATGCGTGGTATGGCATGGTATGTTCCTGGTATAAgcatggtatggtatggtatgttccTGGTATATgcgtggtatggtatggtatggtatgttccTGGTATATgcgtggtatggtatggtatggtatgttccTGGTATATgcgtggtatggtatggtatggtatgttccTGGTATATgcgtggtatggtatggtatgttccTGGTATAAGCAGCATAAAAAAGGCAGTAGAGAGCAAAATGGGACTGGTCAGTGATTAATGGGCGATTtatcagtttttaaaatataaaaggtTTCAAATATCCCCAATCCAATCAACAATTCTCTATTCCTCTTGTCACATCTATTAGAAATATCCATGTTAAAGGGGTGCAGGGATCCTTTCTCAAGTCTTTCAAACACATTTTTAGTGGTGCTTGGGCTAAACTTGTGTTGACAAGCTTGTAAATCTTAATTAATTATGTTCAGAGGTGTTGAGAGTCCAGCTGCTAAATACAATTACCTTCAAACCGTGAAATACGGTGACATTTTAATCTAGACACCAACGAGCGTTTTAAGCCAAACATCAAACGAAATGACATATAATGCTGTAGCTAATCTTAAAGCTGATGAATCGCTTCATTTGCGTGATCCGATCCCGAATGTGTCTCTACTTctctcctttttgtttttcattttcaaatgcaAGTACGGTAAACGCAAGTATCAAACTTTCGCTTGATAACGGCTTAGACGATTACGTGATGTTATCTCGATCTCTGTCTTTTCATCGCTAAAACCTGTGATCTCATtaagggtgtgtagactttagATCCAGTGTATGCCGGTCTTATGCTAACCATTAACGTATAGCATTGTTTCTCCAACCATGAaaatatgcattattttaaactttataTTAGAAATACAATCacagacttcttttttttttttttttaaaccataagAAATATTCTCCTTTATAACCATATGTATAAACTGTTGTGCGTGACAGCAGCAGATCATCAGAAATTtcggaaatactcaaaccaccaTCTGGTCCAAGCAACCAGGTCACGGTCAACGTCCCTGAGATCACCATTAACATCTCATTTGATTTTAACCTGTATCTGTGCAActgtatgcattgcactgctgcgtgattggctgattggataataataataataataataataataataataatacttttactattattatgatgattattattaataataataatattgcttttactattattatgattattattactactactactactactactactactattattattattattattattattattattattattattatccaatcagccaatcagcagcagtgcaatgcatacagttttaaatttaaaatttaaaaagaaaagttttaaGTTGATAGCAGCACTCCAAACGTGGACTTCCATAAATACTCTATTTTAAAGTGTGCATttctttatttgattattattattattattattattattaataataataataataataataataataataagaatacttttactattatgattattattattaataataatattgcttttactattattatgattatgattattactactactactactattattattattattcttaataataatcaaataaagaaATGCACACTTTAAAATAGAGTATTTACGGAAGTCCGCGTTTGGAGTGCTGCCATCAACttaaaacttttctttttaaactgaGAATATCTTTTGAAAGAAAGTCCAGTTCCAGAGACATGCAGAACCTTCCAGAACTTTCCCAACCGTAAACGTATCGACGGCATTTATGATTATATTTAAGAATGGCATTAagacacactgtaaacacacttaCATCAGGAGACACACAGAGGATTGATGGACAGTGAATACTGAACAGCCATGTTTAATTCACATTAACGTATATCCAACATGAATAtaatcaaaaacatttcagctgGTGTGTTCTAACCTAAAAAATCTTTACAGCTACAATATATAgaaagaatgtgtgtgcatctgttttaaaaaaaaaaaaaaacaaagggggaaaaaaatgcatcaaTGGATCATTGGAGAAATAATAACGAGAATGGCCGATTTAAGGACATGCTGAGCATTTTGGAAAGCACATTTCATATCATAGCAGATTCATTTCACAGTAGCTGCTAATTATTTATGACGTATTGTGACATTTAACATGCACGATATTACTGTAAAGGCTTCACTAGCCCTTCGGAGGCTGGCAGGACAGGTAGCGCGTTTTGGCGTCGTCGCTGACGTGAGCGTAATCTGATTTGGAAGGACAGCGGTTCTTCAAAGTGTTTTCACGTCGGACAAATTTGAAAGAACATCAAGTACCTTTCTTAGATAAGGCGGTTCTTACTCATCCGTATCCCACGTACACACGTAGCCTCCTCCCAAATACAGCATTTGGGTTAGTAACAATGTTGTGCTTGATAAACCTCTCAATACGCCGACAGTCATTACGGTCATTTACTAATAATCGACTAATAGAGCGTTAGCAAACAAAACCTTAACGTTCCTGTGTGTACAAGTCATTCAAAAATTCAGTGTTCCTTTCGTCGTacgtctaaaaaaaatttagctTTACGCAACGATTTGGCCTGTACAACTGTACAATGTTGCCCGTACACCTAAATGTCTTCTAGAGCAAAAACACGTTCGCTGTTTGAAGTTCGCTTCATTAGTTCGGTACTTGAGCAGTGAGGCTAACGTAGCGAACAAGGGAAGCGTATACATGACGCCTAATGACTGGAAATAAGCTAAACAAACGTGTACGTTCAATCTCTGGTCAAAAATGTTCCATTATTGTACGTCACGCAGCGGGGAATCGTTGAGGACTTTGCACTGCTTAAGACCAGCTCAAGCGTTACAGCATGAAGACAGGCAGGAGAACtctagacggacagacagacaagcgAGGACTCTAACTCTGGTTTGCACGTTTAAACTGATGAGATGGAAATACCCGACATGAGACGAGAACTAGCGTGGCTAACTGAGTATCAAGCATAAAAACGTGTCCTTCTGTGTGCGTCGATGAGCAAAACGGTGGCCGTGCTTTACTGCCCCGTACGCAGAGCTCAGCACTACTGGAATAAAAGAAATCTCACGCTGCATACCTTCTAGTTTTCAACGCGCCCTCGTTGACCTTCCCTTGACTTCCATATTGGGGAGTGGACTTACAACGCAGACGGGTTTGGTTGAACGACGTCACGCGACGCGTCTCGGCCAAAATCGGCCGTATTATTGAAAAACCGCGAGCGCCTGCGAATCTGGCGGCGTTTCTTTGATTTTGTGTTCGTTCCTGCGATCGCGAAATCCCGGAGGGACATGAATTTATTGCTCTCGATTAAATTCATCGGCAGAATCAGATTTCTACTCCAGACTCTCTCGAGCTTCACTTCGACGGTTCGACTGATGCGGCAGCACTTTAGGTGGCGGCAGGGATTTAATCAAGAGGAAGTCAGCGAGGGTGTCTTAAAACCAGTTTCGAAACAGCCAGTGTTACCACACACCAAGCTGGAGATGTCTGGTCATGCGAGGATCGTAGGTACGAATGCTCGAGAAACTCAAGTCCCTCGGCATCGTTCAACACTGCTTATAATGCTCGTGAGTCACGCTCATGTGACAAGAACACCGCGACTCGTGAAGCATCAGCGTTTCCCGTAAATGAGGAAACGAAAAGATTGCAAACTGCATTTCAGCATTAAAGGCTTGCTGAACCGGTACTCAAACTGCGTTTATCTGTCAGAAATATAACATGTCTCAGCAGCACAGTTTACTAGTAAATACTAGTAAAAAGATTCTACCTTACAGCAtagattctttaaaaaaaaaaaaaaattaaaaaaaaaaaaaaaaaacaggctcacatcctttttttttttccttttttttaacacattaccaaatctaaatattataaaagtCTCTGAAAAGGAAAACCGAATCATtactaataaattaaacacataaattattttgtttatgaaATACATTGATTATGGATGTATCCAGAAGGGGAAAAGAATATGTATTTTTGATAtatcgtaataataataataataataataataataataaaatgaagaaaaaaaaaaaaagtccttaaatttgagccagcagctGGATTTTGCATGCGTGTGTTGCACTAGAGCCACGAGATAACGACGACACGGCAGGTTCTCAAACGCGAGAGGTTTTTGCatagacacacgcacacacgcttAGACTTAGAGGACGCTTCACGAACACGGCGCTcgcaacacacacatgcagcggCAGGTCTGATCAAAGGTCAGCCAGCCATCAGGCAGTAACGGCTCAAGGTTCagagtcttgtgtgtgtgtgtgtgtgtgtgtgtgtaaggatcATGTAGAATGTGTTTGGACCCCAGAGCAGATTTGTTCCACTTGTCAGATCAGAAATCAGGAAATTTCTCTTGCGAATCTTTTTCCAGTCGATTCACTCCATGTTCGAAGCGAGAGACCGCTCTCTTGTCTCGTTTCACTCTCTATGGACACACTGATCCCGTTTCAGGTTCTGGATGACGCCGCGTCTCTGACCGGGACGCGGCGGGTACTGAAGACAGAcgtatgaataaatgaatacattagaAAACGAAGCCTTTTCCAGCGCTCCTTCTCCTAGCAACAGTGCCGTCACAGCTTTGGAAACTTTGAACCAACTATTGTCTCCATGTAACTGTCatgttttttactttaataaccACAGAAGGGTGTGtatttggggggtggggggggttgtgAAACGCCCCGTTTGCCATTATTCCCTTTCGGGCGAGTTAGGATAGGAACAATGAGCAGGTGTGCGCAAAGATGATTCGTGTCCTACGTTTACATGCAAGTTCACTCATATGTCACCTGATGGCATAAAATACAGCAACGGGTCAGATGACGTGTCAGATCAGATCCGATATGATCCGGCGTTTCGATACTGATGCTCGATATCGGATTGGTGCATCCCTCTTTGTCTCAGAGGGCTCCGATTTTCTAATtcatgtaaaaatgtacagGTCCTTTTTGGATATATTTGTGTGTTCTGGTGTCTTTATTATGGATTTCTTTGTACTCGTTCTTCCTTATAAAGACGACTCGACTTCTCTGGTGAGGGTCACATCCTGTGGAGCCACTTGAACTTTAGGCTCGCTTTCCAGAGACTCGCTGATGACGTCCAGGGTGGTGGAGACGAGGGGTTCGGCTTCGCTCCCGCTCTCCGTACTTGCGTTCACGTTGTCCGGGGCTTTGCCGTTTTGACAGCAGAGTTTAGCGGCGCACTGCATGCGGCAGGAGAGCTCACAGAGCGAGGCGTGTGACTCCGAGCTCACCATGACGAACTCGGGCTGGATGGTGGTGGCATGGATGCCCTCGTCATGGAAGAAGGCCTTGAGGCGCTTGGCCACACTCATGTAGGAGGTAGGGTCTCGGCATTTGATGTGTGCGGTGGCAATGATGCGACTCCCGGCGAGCTGCCAGATGTGGAGCTCGTGCACAGCCAGAACGCCATCGAGCTGGCGCAGGCGAGTGCTTAGGAGGCTCACGTCGATCTGCTTGGGTACGGTCTGCAGCAGGATGAGCGCGGACTCCTTCAGGAGCGGGTACGTCGTGTACAGAAGAATGCAGACCATGATGAGGCACAGAGTCGGGTCCAGGTACAGCACCCAGCAGGGCCCGGCTGTGAAGAACGCGGTGCTCGTGTTGCTGTGTTCTCCCTCGCCAAAGCCTACAAGCGTGTCGTTAAGGTGATGGTGGTCACTGCAGTGTGCGTTGGCGATGCACGGGATGTTGCAGGGAACACCGGGCTTGCACGGACGCCACACCAAGGCGAAGATGGTGGCGTTGACCACGACGATGACGGAGCCAAGCGCGTCACCCAGAACATGGAGGAAAACACCACGCATGTTCAGCTGGGATGACGGGGACGAGTCATGGTCGTGCTCGAGGGCGTGCTCGAGGTCGTGCTCGTGATCCAGCTCGCCGTTCAGCTGCACAGCTGATAACTCTGCCACGcccacacaaaacacacagtaAGACAAAGCACAGAGACAACATTAAACACAGAAAAACTGGTTCGCGTTCAAAATGAAGAATAACTCAATTTCTCGAACAGGCAAAACAATTTAACCAGTCCATCAAACTACAAAAGGGAATTTTCGTCAataaattatgaataaaataatggtGACAACAAGAAAAATCTGTTCAAACACCTGAATGGAACAAGAGCGAggttaacatttaaacattagCTTAATTACATAATCCATAACAAATAGAATGTAAAAGATACATTTCTCATGCGTAAGTgatcctttatttaaaatgcgAGATAGATTAACAGactgatgttgattatttattaattgacTGGAATGGCATGCGCAGATCATCAGCCCGTGATCGCACTGTTACAGGACCGGCGCTCGAACAAAGCAACATCTGATGTTTCCATGTGACCCGGTTAAGTCTGGAATGGAGGCAGAggtaactctgtgtgtgtgtgtgtgtgtgtgtgtgtgtgtgtgtgtgtcctaacatgttttctgtgttttaaagGGGGTGGACAGATTCATTAACTAGTACACTGGGCAACAGAACATTCCAGTGTGTTTGCCCGGTTTGTAAGAAggctaaatatttttttctgttttaaaagcaCAGCTTACGTAACTCAGTAGCGTGACGAGTTAATTacgtgcattaatacagactacgGAAAATAAGTGAGTACTCGAATCCCTGTGGGGGCGACGTTTTGCGGCCAAACGCGACCATCTTCTGCTCATGTCTCTGATGATTAAAAACACGGGGTTTGCATCCTTGACAAAACCGGCGAGTCTTTAGCCGGCATTTCATCCGTGTTCCCTCGATGGTTCTGGCTAGCGGGTTCGTTTTTGCTCGGTGACGTGTTTTGACTGGTCGTTGTGCTAGCATTAGAGCTACTGTattcactgtatactgtatttaaCGACTGAACTTCCTGCATATTTCTGACTGACGACACATAGCGGTGCATCTTAGAGTGATTCAGATTCAGAacgctgcagcgcgcctcgtcttcaaccagcccaagagaacccatcaCATccatcttcatctccctccactggcttcctgtatccgcccgcatcaaattcaatgccttgatgctcacgtacaagaccttgtctggaacagcaccgccctacctcaactctctcctgaaggcttacgttccctcacgcaatctacGATCGGTTAAAGACCGACGCTTTGTAGTTCCTACTCACCGTAGCTCCatgtccctttccagaaccgtcacgctaactgttcctcagtgtcggaatgaacttccaacctcaatccggaccgcagaatctctcaccatcttcaaaaaaacaactaaaagaCCCACCTcgtccgtgaacacctaaccatcccataaaaaacaaacaatttaaaaaaaccccctaCAATaatctggctcttacacctcgactctgcgcacgttgcttcttctagaactcaattcaagatcttgtacagtagcactacatGTATTGTTAGTTGTTAGATCAACGAAGTGAAAAGTGTTGGTGATGACTGTCTCGACGGCCCATTAAACCTGCTTGTTCGCTGGGAAATCTGTCCACCCGTCTTAAAAGAAGCAAGCCAGAAGTATACCGTGCTCCTGCGATGAGTAACATGAGACACAAATTACATCCCGGCACATCTTTCTGCTCATATCTCATGTGTTGTTAGTACGGTGACGGTTGAACACAGAATGAACTTTAGTGACTGAAAGGTGTGATAACATTTATCAATCGTTCAGATACGCTGCGCGTCGCCGACAGGAGTCCAGGAGTGAGGAAGTCGAGGCAGCTACTCTTAACCCAGTTTATTACCGCGTTACACGAGAAAGCACTTTCCAAGAACACGAGTTAGGATTTTCAGAGTTCAGGTTTCAGAACTCGTACTGAAACACACCAGACAATAAATTCACCTGTGAACACTACAGAAGCAGACacgtgtatttcgcctactatatagtagctgagatgcatgtatctcacctactacaggcctatagtaggtaagtacgcggtttgggacgcagccgcaCTCTCTTGTTTACCGTAAAACAGTCGAGCGTTTCCGTGTGTGTACgcgtcctgtcgcacaatgcggtgagaactctcacacgacgttaatagtgtgattaaggtgtgtacgtgtctgtaacgcacgtcaataacgcgactaaaacaggaatactccacacgtcttaattccatctgtgtctacttcgagtgtgactttattCAGATTAAGGTCGTCAATAATCTGTTTACATgccagtttcttaatcagagtatcgtcttaatcgggttcatatcggattatcgttgtccgtgtaaacgtacggattgtttatattcatttaaagaGACACGAATTAGTGAATAAATGGAAGCGTAGAAAAGATATTTACTTACATTAAAAATTACATGTACATTATTTACTTTGAAATTTGCACGtcttatgtaaatatttttactggACGCTGTGTCAGGCAGGATCTTAATTAGCCGGTCACACACAGTTTTTACCatcaaatacatacatatatatatatatatatatatatatatatatatatatatatatatatatatatatatatatatgaagtaaGCATGAGGGTCATGGTGAATATTAggattgttttgtttaattgctACTAAAATGATCATTACATTAGTCATCCGTCAATCTTATTATACGTTAAAatcatactaaaaaaaaaaccgaaaTCCTTTGCCTTTCTGTTCAGAAATCTCCCACGTGACAGTCAGTAGGGTGCAGCTTGAAGCTCGTCTCTGACTGATTAATCTTCTCTTTCCTGCACCGGAATAAATCATGTGATAGTTGTTACAATACACGCCTGAAGGGTTTATTGGAGTTGcttggtgcatgtgtgtgctgaTTCTACTTCTTGTGCTTGCTCGGTTATGGCGTCGACGTGTTGCAGCATGACTCAGAGTCCTAGTgcggtgtgatttttttttttattttttttttttttttacacgtgtGTTTGCTGCGAGAACGTTTCAGATTCACCGCAGTTCAGGGACCTTTAACACAATTCCAAAACCAACCTgtatattcatttcattaacgttacacaaatgaacactgacTTTCCTGAACTCTATCATGTTCTTTGGAGTATACCATGCTCTAATTGTACTTGGACTGGGATGGAGTAAAAATCTTCAGAGCACTCTTTCATAGTGAAACTGTTAGGCCTTTTCACCAACAAGGTAACGGAGTTGAGCCCATTTGCAAACCATTCTGTACATTATGGGTTATTTTTCAGAGCAAAAACGCTGAACCGGTGATATCGGGGGCATGAAGCGACCGATAACAGCTCTGGTTATTAATTAGCAAAGGCGATGTCCGATGCAATTGTATACTCTGGCCCCATCCCAACCCTTACAGCAGGTTATGGTCGCTGATCTGCTGGATGTCCAGGTGGTGCTCCGAAAACGATGTGGGCTTTATAGATAATTGGGGTAGTTTTGAGGGCAAGGATGGCCCTCAGAATACAGAATACAGTCTCAGAACAGGCCGAGTTAATCGGTGACTATCCGGAGCCAAGGCCAgggagcagacaagcaggctaaacCGACCGTCCGATAGCTGCACCGAGTCGTCGCTCAGGTCCCACTATAtcgatgtccattgttaaaagcgctatacaaatcaaaccGAATCGAATAACAACGCTACCTTTTTTACCACGACTAAAACGAGACGTGAAGAGAATTATCATTGGGAACACGTCGCGAAACTGAAATGACGTTGACGAATGAAGAGACGTGAAGAAGAAACGTCTATTTGACTGGCAAATGCAATTAACTGGATACGAGCCACATCAGTAATGCTGAGAACGTCTACTTTACAcaactgagagaaaaaaaaacccaaaacagctAATAACAATAACACACGTACCTCATTATGTTGTAATTGTGTCACTGGTGTCTATGACAGTGTCCCTGTACTGTGTGTAAACGCTAAAGAATTTGACTTTGAATAGTACAAAACATCCTCAGAGAAAATATAGCTGTATGGGGGCTTTTCTTAGTCATTcgtgaactgttttttttttttaaacccgtaACTCTGATTCCTCAATTAACAGTAGGTCTGTTCATATCAATCTGAGATGAATAAACTGAATCCGATTCAGAGGTGTCAAATATCAAATTTAGTATTATATCACgtggaagcctgaggtttacacGACTAGTCCTTACACGGCAATATTCTCGAAATGGGCTCCGAAGCACAGCCAGGAATGTTCGAGTCTCTCTTTTCTAGTTATTAACAGGAGGTGGACATCACAACCCACTATCACCAAAGTCGTATTCATGATTCCGTCCTTATACTAATTATAAACCTTAGGTCAGTTAAATTCAGTTGGTTTAATTCAAcctgaaaaacaagaaaaagaaaacctaTCGATAAAGTCAACTCGGACCTGATGTGTCGGTGGAACGTTCAGGAATTCAACAGAAGCTACAATAAAAACAtctaatatattatttacatttattcatttagcagacgcttttaaccAAATGAAGAAATACAGGCAAAGTACAGCACATCTTTGATTACTACATAAAATAATGTTGTACTGAAGGGTA
This genomic interval carries:
- the slc30a1a gene encoding zinc transporter 1a isoform X2; protein product: MGTMACGPNRARLLCMLSLTFVFFVVEVVVSRLTSSLAMLSDSFHMLSDVMALIVALVAVRFAERTQSTKKNTFGWIRAEVMGALVNAVFLTALCFTIVLEAIERFTEPHEIESPYVVIAVGAAGLVVNLLGLCLFHGHAHSHSHGKAKKSRANTRKSETSTDRACAGEETNNLVGGRGSNSPNCMNTDSRGAAELSAVQLNGELDHEHDLEHALEHDHDSSPSSQLNMRGVFLHVLGDALGSVIVVVNATIFALVWRPCKPGVPCNIPCIANAHCSDHHHLNDTLVGFGEGEHSNTSTAFFTAGPCWVLYLDPTLCLIMVCILLYTTYPLLKESALILLQTVPKQIDVSLLSTRLRQLDGVLAVHELHIWQLAGSRIIATAHIKCRDPTSYMSVAKRLKAFFHDEGIHATTIQPEFVMVSSESHASLCELSCRMQCAAKLCCQNGKAPDNVNASTESGSEAEPLVSTTLDVISESLESEPKVQVAPQDVTLTREVESSL
- the slc30a1a gene encoding zinc transporter 1a isoform X1 is translated as MKKTGSVANELMGTMACGPNRARLLCMLSLTFVFFVVEVVVSRLTSSLAMLSDSFHMLSDVMALIVALVAVRFAERTQSTKKNTFGWIRAEVMGALVNAVFLTALCFTIVLEAIERFTEPHEIESPYVVIAVGAAGLVVNLLGLCLFHGHAHSHSHGKAKKSRANTRKSETSTDRACAGEETNNLVGGRGSNSPNCMNTDSRGAAELSAVQLNGELDHEHDLEHALEHDHDSSPSSQLNMRGVFLHVLGDALGSVIVVVNATIFALVWRPCKPGVPCNIPCIANAHCSDHHHLNDTLVGFGEGEHSNTSTAFFTAGPCWVLYLDPTLCLIMVCILLYTTYPLLKESALILLQTVPKQIDVSLLSTRLRQLDGVLAVHELHIWQLAGSRIIATAHIKCRDPTSYMSVAKRLKAFFHDEGIHATTIQPEFVMVSSESHASLCELSCRMQCAAKLCCQNGKAPDNVNASTESGSEAEPLVSTTLDVISESLESEPKVQVAPQDVTLTREVESSL